TTCGCCGGAGCGCATTGCCCTCGCCCGCTGGGTCAGCGATTACTACCTTTCGCCCCTCTTCCCCGCGGTCGCGCTCATGCTCCCGCCCGGCTTCGAGCGCAAGCCCCTTACGTTCTATGAGTCGCTGTTGGAGCCGGAGGAGCTCGACCGTATCACGCTGCCGCCACGACAACGGGCAGTACTGAGCCTCCTTGCCCGGTCGGGACGCCTGGAAGCGGCGCAGGTCGAGAAGCTGGCGGGGCTCTCCGGCGTCGCGGCCGCCCTCTCCCAGCTGGTGCAGCGCGGCCTCGTCCGGCGTACCTACGGCCTCGCCCGGCCCACGGTCCGCAGGAAGACCGCGCGCTACGTGGAGCTGTGCGTGCAGCCGGCGGAAGCGCTCGCGGCCGCCGAGCGCCTGGAGGCGGCGCGAAAGCGCCGCCTGGCCGCGGCCCTGCGCCTGCTGGCGCAAGACATCGGCCTGCCGGCGCCGCACCTCCGTGCCCGCACCGGCGCCGGTGAGCGCGACCTGGCGCCACTGGTCGAGGCCGGCCTCGTCGCCGTCCGCGAGCGCCAGGTGGAGCGCGACCCCCTCGCCGGGCGTGCCTTCGAACACCGGCCGCCGCCCCTCCTGACGCCAGAGCAGGAACGGGCCTTCGCGCCCATTGCGGCCGCGCTGGACTCGGCGCGTAACGAGACGTTCCTCCTGCACGGCATCACCGGCAGCGGCAAGACGGAGGTATACCTCAAGGCCCTGGAACGCTGTCTCGCCGGCGGCCGGCGCGGCATAGTGCTGGTGCCGGAGATTGCGCTCACGCCCCAGACCATCCGTCGCTTCGCGGAGCGCTTCCCGGGCCAGGTCGCGGTCATGCACAGCGGCCTCTCGGCTGGCGAGGCTTTCGACCAGTGGCACGGCATCCGGGGCGGGCGCTACGGCGTCGTCATCGGCAGCCGCTCGGCGCTGTTCGCGCCCCAGCCGGACCTCGGCCTCGTCGTGATCGACGAAGAGCACGAGTGGACGTACAAGCAGCACGACCAGTCGCCCCGCTACCATGCCCGCGAGACGGCAGAGAAGCTGTGCGAGCTGACAGGCGCCGTCCTCATCCTCGGAAGCGCTACGCCGGATGTCGTCAGCTATCAGCGGGCACTCTGGCGCCAGTACACGCTCCTGGAGCTGCGAGAGCGCGTGCGCCCGGTGCTGGACGCCGCCGGCGAAGTGGTGCGCATCAGCGCCTCCCAGGCCATGCCGCCGGTCGAGGTCGTCGACATGCGCGAGGAGCTGCGCACCGGCAACCGCAGCATCTTCAGCCGGCCGCTCCAGCTCGGCCTCTACCAGGTACTGGAGCGCGGTGAGCAGGCCATCCTGTTCCTGAACCGCCGCGGGACTGCCGGCTTCGTCCAGTGCCGGGACTGCGGTTACGTGCCCCAGTGCCCATCATGCGCCATCGCCCTCAGTCTCCACGCCGGCGCTTCGCGCCCATCGCTCGCCGAGGACGAGGCAGACGGCGTGAGTCGCGGACGCCACCCCGGCGCTCGGGCAGGCGACATCCTCCTCTGCCACCAGTGCAACCGCGCCCGGCGGGCATTCGAGCGCTGCCCCATGTGCGGCGGCGTCCGCCTGCGGCCGATGGGCCTCGGCGTCGAGCGCGTCGAAGAGGAGGTGGCGGCGCTGTTCCCTCAGGCGCGCGTCCTGCGCTGGGACCGTGACGTCACCCGCGGCCGGAACGCGCACGAGAAGATCCTTGCCCGCTTCCTGGAGGGTAAGGCGGACATCCTCATCGGCACGCAGATGGTGGCAAAGGGGCTGGACCTGCCGTCGGTCACCCTCGTCGGCGTGATCAGCGCCGACATCGGGCTGCACATCCCCGACTTTCGCTCCGGGGAGCGTACCTTCCAGTTGCTCACCCAGGTGGCCGGCCGGGCCGGGCGGGCCCTCGCGGCCGATGGCGGGCCGCCGGCCGGCGAGGTTGTCGTCCAGACCTACACGCCTGACAATTACGCCATCGTCGCCGCCGCGCGGCAAGACTACGCCGAGTTCTTCGCCACGGAGAGCGAGATCAGGCACGAAAGCGGCTACCCGCCCTTCACGCGCCTCGCCCGCCTCGTGCATATCGATGGAAACCACGACCGCGGCCTGCGCAACGCCGAGCGCATGGCGCGCGGCCTGCGCCAGGAGGCCTCTCGCCGAGGGCTGCCGGGCGTGGAGGTGCTCGGCCCGGCGCCGCCCTACGTCCCAAAGTGGCACGGCCGCTACCGCTGGCAGGTTACCGTGCGCGCTGCCGACCCGGCCGAACTACTGGCCCCGTTCAAGTTGCCGGCGAACTGGACGCTGGACATCGACCCCGTGAGCCTGGCCTGACTTCCCCTCGCGGCTGCTATTGACGCTCGTGCTACACTCGCGCAGTTGATGGCTCGAAACCGCCGAGACTAGCGCCCCGCCTGCTCATTTCGCAGTCTCCAGTCATCCAATGCCGTTATGGCTGGAGGTGGGCGGTGCCCAAAGTGCTCGTAGTAGACGATGACCCGCGCATCTTGCGCCTCGTCCAGATTGCGCTCGCCGCCCCGGACATCGAGGTCGTGCCGGCGAAGTCGGGCCGGGAGGCGCTGGCCGCGCTGGGCTCAGGCATCCCTGATCTGGCAATTCTCGACCTCCTCCTGCCCGATGACTCGGTTGAAGCGCTGATCAGGGCCCTCCGCGCAAAGCAACACGTGCCGGTGCTGCTGCTCAGCGCCTGGGACCCTCCCGAGGTCGAAGCGAAGACCCGCGAATGGGGCGCCTCCGACTTCTTGACCAAGCCTTTCATCCCCGACGATCTCGTCTCGAA
This genomic window from Dehalococcoidia bacterium contains:
- the priA gene encoding primosomal protein N', encoding MAAPAPFVDVAVNSGLPHRGAFSYAVPEGMALAPGDAVFVPFGRRTLQGIVVEATEVPAVAGPRPVEAKLDDLPVVSPERIALARWVSDYYLSPLFPAVALMLPPGFERKPLTFYESLLEPEELDRITLPPRQRAVLSLLARSGRLEAAQVEKLAGLSGVAAALSQLVQRGLVRRTYGLARPTVRRKTARYVELCVQPAEALAAAERLEAARKRRLAAALRLLAQDIGLPAPHLRARTGAGERDLAPLVEAGLVAVRERQVERDPLAGRAFEHRPPPLLTPEQERAFAPIAAALDSARNETFLLHGITGSGKTEVYLKALERCLAGGRRGIVLVPEIALTPQTIRRFAERFPGQVAVMHSGLSAGEAFDQWHGIRGGRYGVVIGSRSALFAPQPDLGLVVIDEEHEWTYKQHDQSPRYHARETAEKLCELTGAVLILGSATPDVVSYQRALWRQYTLLELRERVRPVLDAAGEVVRISASQAMPPVEVVDMREELRTGNRSIFSRPLQLGLYQVLERGEQAILFLNRRGTAGFVQCRDCGYVPQCPSCAIALSLHAGASRPSLAEDEADGVSRGRHPGARAGDILLCHQCNRARRAFERCPMCGGVRLRPMGLGVERVEEEVAALFPQARVLRWDRDVTRGRNAHEKILARFLEGKADILIGTQMVAKGLDLPSVTLVGVISADIGLHIPDFRSGERTFQLLTQVAGRAGRALAADGGPPAGEVVVQTYTPDNYAIVAAARQDYAEFFATESEIRHESGYPPFTRLARLVHIDGNHDRGLRNAERMARGLRQEASRRGLPGVEVLGPAPPYVPKWHGRYRWQVTVRAADPAELLAPFKLPANWTLDIDPVSLA
- a CDS encoding response regulator, yielding MPKVLVVDDDPRILRLVQIALAAPDIEVVPAKSGREALAALGSGIPDLAILDLLLPDDSVEALIRALRAKQHVPVLLLSAWDPPEVEAKTREWGASDFLTKPFIPDDLVSKARTLLDGGPHTG